The Arthrobacter sp. D5-1 genome segment TACCGGACAGGGAACTCCTGGACAAAATGGAAGAGCTGCCCGGCAGAGGCACCCCTGAATCCATAAATCGACTGGTTGGGGTCCCCTACGGCTGTCACTGCGTGACCTTGCCCGAAGAGGCGGGAGAAGAGCACCAACTGGGCATGGGAGGTGTCCTGGAATTCGTCCAGGAGTACCACCTTGTACCGTGCCCGCTCCGTGGACGCTGCGAGCGGGATGTCGCTGGCGATTCGGGCAGCAAGGGCCACGAGGTCCCCAAAATCAAGGACTCCGCGTTGCCGCTTCGCTTCCTGGTAGCGCACCACCATGTCTGCCACGCTGGCGCGGGTCCGGAGCATGGCTGCCAATGATGCTGCTGCCTGGGTGGGGTTTTTGCTGGCACCAGCTACATAGGGAAGCTGCTCGAACGTCTCCACGCGCTCCAGCACCCAGTTGCGTACTGAACCCGGGTCCTGAAGGTGCTCGGCGCACTCCCCCGCCAACTGTATGACGGCGTTGACCAACGTGGACTTGGCCGCCGTGAAATGCTCGTAGTCGCCGTCGTAGGCCTCTACTACTTCGCTGGCCAGCTGCCAGGACTGTGCCCCACCCAGCAGGACGACATCGCGCTCAATGCCCAGCCGGAGCCCATAATCGGTCACAATGCCACTTGCATAGGAGTGGTAGGTGGAAACCTTCGGTTCGAGGTCGTCAGCCCCCAGGAGCCCTTCGGGGAACCCAATGCTGCCGTCATCCTCTGCCGCGATGCGCTGGAGGGTGGCCAGTTTGCTTCGGATCCGGCTGGCCAGTTCGCCGGCAGCTTTACGCGTGAACGTCACGCCAAGCACTTCCTCCGGACGGACCCACCCATTGGCAACGAGCCACACGACCCTGTCCGCCATGGTGGCTGTCTTGCCGGAGCCAGCCCCGGCGATCACCAGCCGGGGTGACAGTGAAGAGGCAATGATGTCCGACTGTTCGGCAGTGGGCAGGTTCTTCTCGCCAAGGATGCCGGCCAGCTCAGACGGAGAGAACCGGGGTTCGGGAACATGTATGCCGTCACGGGTGCCGGGCAGGGCGCCGGCAAATCCGTCCAGGAGCTCTGTTGTCATTCGGTGACCTGCTTTCCTCTGGCGCACAACGGGCAAACATCCGGGAGGCGGCACCCGTGGCCGCCATGCCCGCTCTTGCCGGGATCGTGCCGTGCTTCGAATGAGGCTCCTGCCATGAGCGCAGCAGCGTCGTTGACCAGCTCCTCCGCCCAGTTCACTGAAGGATCCAAGGGATCCTGCTGCTGCACTGCCGGCGTCTTCGCCTTGGTTCCAAGGTGGGCCAGCACCGCGCCGCCAGGTGCGAAACCACCAGCACCGGTGCGGGACCCGGCGTCGAGCGTTTCTTCGCCGGTTCCAGCGTCCCGGAAGGCACCTTTGAGCACCGCCGCCTGGTAAGCACCCAATTGCGGGTGCCTGGCAACTTCGGCCTTGCCCGGTTGACGCTTGCCGGTCTTGAGGTCCACCACCACAAGCCGGCCTTGCGAATCAACCTCCAGGCGGTCCACCTGGCCCCGGAGCACTGCCTGCCGGGTGGCAACCGCTTCGGGATCTGCCGGATCCGAGGCATCGAGGCTGACGTCGGGAAGCTCTACTTCGAAGTCGTGCTCTACGGCCAGCAGGCTCCTTCCCTCGCTGCGCATAATGAGGATGTACTGGGCCAATTTGCGCACCATCTGTTCTGCGCGTTGGAAATCGAGCTTCCCTTCCCAGTTATCCTTCATGCCCAAGGTTGGCCACCGGCGGACGAGTTCAGCCACATATTCTGACCCCGAGGCCTCGGGCAGTTCCTGGGCAATGCTGTGGACCAACGTGCCAAGGCTTCGCGCAAAATCAGTGGCGGCCTCACCACCAGCGGCTTGGACGAACCAGTCCAGCGGTGACTTATGGACAGCTTCAACTTTGGAAGGTGAGACGGAGACTGTTCCCCCCGGAGGGACAACAGGCCCGCTGGAACTCAGCGGTGCCAAACCCCACCATGTGTCCGGGTGGGCCCCCGGAACGGGTGGATCCGTGCTGGCAAGCCGGGCCAGTATCCGCGCTGCTTCCAGCCCTGTGGCGGCAACGTTGGCGGCGTCGGCAACGGACTCCTCCGACTGCGCGTGCTGCCTCAGCTCCGCGACAAGCGCCCTGAGTGTCATGGGGCGGTCCACGGGAGTGTAGTCGCGTTTGTACTGCCCGGACTCCAATGGTGCTACGTAGTCCAGGAACGCCGAGGGCTGGTCGTCTTCAGAGGAGACGGCCGTGCAGATCAAGACTTCACGGGCCCGGGAAACCGCCGTTGAAAAGCTCCTGAGTTCGTCGTACCGAATATCGCGGAGTTTGCTCAGTGGTCCCCGCCGCACGGCGTAGTCCACTCCATGCTCCACGGCGTCGGCGTAGACGGTGCTGCCAAGCAATTCACCACGCAGGCGCGTATTCGGCCAGACGCCTTCCTGGAGTCCGGCGACTATCACCACTGGCCATTCCCGTCCCGCTGCGCTGGCGGGCGTCATGATCTCCACGCACGCCTCAAGCTGGGCTCGTGCCGCAAGAGTGTCCATGGGAAGTTCCTGGTTCAACAGATAGTCCAGGAACTGCTCGGGACCGGATCCGGGTAATTGGTCCACGAAGCGTTCGGCCGTATGGAACAGGGCCATCATGGCGTCGAGGTCGCGATCCGCACGTGCGCCGGCGTTGCCACCCTCCAGCGCCATTTCCGCCCAGCGCGACGACAAACCGGTGGCCTGCCACAAAGCCCACAAGACTGACTCCGCATTGGCACCGGGCTCGGCAGCGGCCGTGGCACCCGCCGCGATCATGCGGGCAAGACGGCGGGCGGCGCTGCCTTCAATGCCCAATGACGCCAGCGCTCCGGGTTCAAGCAGCGCTT includes the following:
- a CDS encoding ATP-dependent DNA helicase — its product is MTATPARTRQSPAALRLLPPRETHYAAPVLSPDQQAVVSLRQGSGPVLVPGGPGTGKSTVLVESAVRRVREDGLNSEQILILAPGRHAAAALRDTFTGRLDRSLSTTPARTWASYAFDVIRRAKAEGVIPLARPPKLLSGPEQDLIIKELLEGHARPGFQLPWPEDLSAALPTRGFRHEIRQLFDRIIESGRTAEDLVGLAYECGRPDWMAAAELYSEYRDVLDLRMPEAFDPAGIITTARQIFQDSPAFLAAERERLQLILVDDAQESNPAIFELLADISEGKDVVVTYSPDTVVQGFRGARPDLVAELPSLLGGTQGAVTERPLWFTHRHLPVVAEAWTRVAARISQRSGGQLARRLEQLPGPGNAGEPPSRDGRVEGHVLPSAVHELRYVAQRILEAQLRENREFSDIAVIVRNGGQISQMQRYLSGQGIPVRVPVADSAVRDEVAVRPLLEAFAVVLDPAKLTPEMAVSLLTSRVGGATAIELRRLRQSLRREELLGGGGRSSDALLVEALLEPGALASLGIEGSAARRLARMIAAGATAAAEPGANAESVLWALWQATGLSSRWAEMALEGGNAGARADRDLDAMMALFHTAERFVDQLPGSGPEQFLDYLLNQELPMDTLAARAQLEACVEIMTPASAAGREWPVVIVAGLQEGVWPNTRLRGELLGSTVYADAVEHGVDYAVRRGPLSKLRDIRYDELRSFSTAVSRAREVLICTAVSSEDDQPSAFLDYVAPLESGQYKRDYTPVDRPMTLRALVAELRQHAQSEESVADAANVAATGLEAARILARLASTDPPVPGAHPDTWWGLAPLSSSGPVVPPGGTVSVSPSKVEAVHKSPLDWFVQAAGGEAATDFARSLGTLVHSIAQELPEASGSEYVAELVRRWPTLGMKDNWEGKLDFQRAEQMVRKLAQYILIMRSEGRSLLAVEHDFEVELPDVSLDASDPADPEAVATRQAVLRGQVDRLEVDSQGRLVVVDLKTGKRQPGKAEVARHPQLGAYQAAVLKGAFRDAGTGEETLDAGSRTGAGGFAPGGAVLAHLGTKAKTPAVQQQDPLDPSVNWAEELVNDAAALMAGASFEARHDPGKSGHGGHGCRLPDVCPLCARGKQVTE